A stretch of DNA from Robbsia betulipollinis:
ATTTCGTACCACTGGTTTGCTTTTGTATAGTGACCAACAGTACTGCCGAACATGCTGTTGGCAGGCGGAAAGTTCAGCATGTGCGGCGATACGTTGAAAAGGAAGCGCCAATAACCGCACCAGCCGCGCGCTTCCAGCTTCGAGGCCGGGGCGCCTTCCGTTGTCCATGCAATCGGGCAATTGGTCTCTAGATTGAAATCCTGCGCCAGTTCCCATGACTTGATGAGTTGCCACTGCGCCGTGCCGTAGATATTTTGCTGCTGTGCGATCGTGTATGCGCCGGGCGTGCCCCAACCGGAAGGCGCGAACCGCTCGCCGAATTCCACTCCCCAATAATATATATCCTGGAAGAAGCTGCCAGATTTCTGTTGCGAGTATGCGGTGCCGCCGGCCGTCAGTTTCGCACGCAAATTATACGTGGAAGTGCCCGTACCGTCACCGTTGTACTCTTTGTCCAAATTAGAACTGGTAAAGTAGCTGCCCCATGCATCCTTCGGATGAATATGGGGCACCCAGTGGTTCCAGTCCGGCAGTTGCAGGGAAATCGGAATTTCCCGAGCGTTCAAATGACCTGCCGGAGCAATCGCCGTTTTGGTGATGCCGTTCGGGAAAATAGTGTTCAGCGTATCGATATCGTTGTCGCTCACCGCTTCCAATCCCGCGCCGCAGGTCCAGTTCTTGACATCGCCCGCATCAAGTCCCGGGCCCGGCTGGTAAGGCGGATTCCAGGGGCGGCAATGTGTTCCCGGTACACCCAGCGTCGCCGTCAGGCTACGGATATAGCTGGCAATCTGCAGGCCCTGCGCTTGCGACAGACCGTGATACTGCGAACGCATCACGATGGCATAGTTCGAGTAGTTGAAGCGCTGCAGGTCGGAGCCATTGGCCGCGTGACAGTCCATGCAATGCGCCTGGATCGTCGAGGTGGTCAGCGATGAATCGGTCAGCGTCGCCGTTTGCCACAGTGCCAGGCCCGCGGCGATGTTCGCCGAATCGGTTTCCGGCGCGACCCACGCGGTGGGGTCGTCCTGCGTGAAAGCAGTCGATGCGACCAGCGACGTTCCACTGGAGTTTTGCAGATTTAATGCCAGCACGCGGTAGCCGGACGACACGCCATCGCTGCCATTGAAGCGAAAGCTAATGGTATTGGTGCCGTTTACACCGCCGGTGATGGGTACGGTCAGCTTCAGCGTATCGAATCCGCCGCCAATGCCGCCGTAGTATTTGCCCGAGCCTTGAATGGAAACCGCGGCATTGGTCAGGCTGATCCAGGCCCCGCCGTTGATTTGAACGGATGCCTTGTTGTCATAGGACAGGTTGTTGACCTGCATCCACAGCTTCGTCGCCGTGCTGCCGCTGGCGGCGGGCACCTTGACGGTGACGATCGTGCCCGTGGCGCCCATGACTTCCAGAGGAAGTACCGTGGTGGTGCTCGAGGTGGTGGTCAGTGCGTTGGTGGGGCCGGTGGTGGCCAGCGACGCAGCTGCCGTAGCGGCAGACGTTGTCGTGGCAGTGGTCGTCGCCGCAGTCGTAGTCGCTGCGGTCGTGGCTGTCGCAGCAGTGCTACTACCGCCTCCTCCGCCACAGCCTGCGAGGAACGCAGCCAGGGGAAGGGCGGATAACGCCGTACGGAAAGAATTCTTGGAAACACGCCTCATGATTGTCACACTCTCTAAACAGTAGCCGCGGCCTCTTGTGCGCGAATGATTGGGACTCCGGTGTTTCGTGACCCTTTCGTGAGGGTTTCTTCAGCGTTCCCACCGTCAAGCGTTTCCAGAGCGAGCGCCCGCTTCAGGAACACAACCCGGCCCAGCGCAGCGTCTGGATCGGGGACTTGTTTCTAGGATTGGGGCTAGGATATTTCGCGCAGATTCGTGGCGAAACGAGGAATAGAGGTGGCATTACCCCCCACTTCTACGCGGGAAGCAAAATGAGGAATTAATTACCGGAAAAAATGCGAAAAAACGAGTCTGGAGCTGAAACCGTTAACTTTTAACGACGAAAATTCGTGCCTGCTCCGAAAAAAAATCGTCTAGAACACAACGGTTGTCCGTAAAACGAGGGTTTTTGGCCCGCATCAAGGATGAAATAACTTAAATTTGCCTAGGCAAACATAAAATCGTGAAAAGGTAAAAAATACTTGTTTGGATGGTTTTTTTGTTTCTTGGAAAACCGGGCGTGTGGAAAATGCCCTTCGAGGAGGCCGTTTTCCGTGTCTACGGGATGGATGTCAGGCGTGACTCGGCCGAGGCGGTCAGTGGCTTGGCGCAATTATTGCTTCATCGCCCGTGCGGTTTTGACGAGGATGTGTGAACGCGCAATCTGCGCCCGTCCGGAGAAGGCAAGTCGAAACATGACCATCAACGGCCAATGCCGGAAATAATATTCTGCATAACTATCTAATATAGTTCTACAGAATCATTTTTATTGCCTGCGGTCGTGCGGATGCGTACGTTCGATTTGCTACCGGAAAAACAAGTGCCGTGCTGTATGTGAAACGATCAGGCCCGACGGAATTATCTTTAATTGGCCAATCAGGCCAGTTAATTCAGCCACCATTGCGACTTGTGTCCGTCTTCATAGGAATTGAATCGGTCGCTTCCCTTCGGGTAGGGATTCTGTTTTTTATCGACCACGGCGTCGTTTGCGCCCTTCTGCCAGGCATCCTGCATCAGCTTGGCGTTCGGCGTTTCTTTGCGCGAATTCAGTAGCGTATCCAACGATTCCAATACGCGTCGGAAAATCCTGATTTCGGAGAAATTGGAGACGGCTATCATGGTGGTGATCCTCTGTACATCCGGAGGTCATGTCCCAGAGCGTCCCTGGTTTCCTGCCGGCATGTTCACAAGATACCGATTGCCGTCTTTCGCTACTGTGCGCGACGCCACGGAAACCGCATGAAAGTTTAAATGGGGAAAAATACGATACGGCTTTGCGGAACGGGCAGGGTATGGGCGTGACGGCGAGCGTCGCCGCCGAACCCCAGACTCACGCGCGAGACATCGCCATCGAGTCGACGCAGTTTGTCGCCAGATTGAACCCGCCGACACTTTCCAGCTGCTTGACGACCGCCTGGCAGTAAACGTCCGGGTTGAAGTTCGCGCATGCCGTCGCATAGGCACGTACCACAAGCTCCGCCACCATGTCGAGATTTTCCCGGAGCATATCGATCTTGCTCGACAGATCGCGCACGTTGCCGGGCTCGACGAATGATCCGTCCACCTGGTCGGTGATGATTTCCAGGGCGCCGCCCGCCGCGGTGGCGATGATGGGCCGCCGGGCAAGCATGGCTTCGACGATCACGCGACCAAACGGTTCGGAAGCGATGGACGTGTGCGCCACGATATCCATCGCGCGCATCAGGCCTGGTATATCGCTTTGGAAACCCAGGAAATGCACCCGATCCTCGATGCCGAGTGTTTTGACCTGTTCTCTTAACTGCGCTTCGTATTCGTCTTCACCGAAAAGCGCGGCGCCAACCAGGACGGCATGGACGCCAGGTTTGTTAGCGATTGCTTCCAGCAGAACATGCTGCCCTTTCCACTTTGCGAGACGACTGAAGGCACCGACCAGAAAAGCCTCGGTCGGCAGGCCATAGCGCCGGCGCAAGACGGCGACCGGTATTTTGGCCGCCGCATCGAACGGGCCGGCATCGATCCCGTTGTAAATGACGCTGATGCGATCCGGCGGCAATCCTGCCAGATCCTGGAGTGCCTTGGCGGAAGCCTGTGAATTCGCGATGACATGCGTGATCATCGATTTCGACAGCCATTTGATGACCCGCAGCTTGTTGGGGTCGAAGTGATCGGGCGAGACGATATCGCGCAAGTGCCACACGACGGGCCGATGGGAGAACGCGCCGGCAAGTGCGCCGATCACCATCGCCTTCTGGGTATTGGCATAGATCAGGCGATGCGAACGTGCCAGGCGGATGACTTCCCAGGCGAGTTTCACGACGCCGCGCAGGGCCCCGGCAGGCAGCGTGCGGCCGCCTTGCTTGTGCAGGTTGGAAAAGCCGCGCGGGCTCGACACGGTCACATCGACGTTGGCATCCTGCAGGATCTGGCGGAAGGGACCGTCGGAAAACAGGACCACATTGCAAAAGTGGCGAATCCGCTTGCAGACTTCAAGCAGGGACAACTCGGCCCCGCCTAGCGAGCCGCTTTGGTCCAGGACAAGGATGAGCTTTTCGCATGGATGCGTGGCGGGTGACGGTCTTTCGTCTGGGTCGTGGGTTGGCATATATAAGTCTCGTCCACTTAAAGGTTTGGCAGAAAGTGGCGCGATAGCTTCCGGACAACTATCTTCACCTGAACTCTATTGGGAATATGCCGATGCTGTCGGCGAACTGATCGGGATTCGGCGGATACCTGTGAAACATTGCGGCACCTACCATTTCCTTACCGATAATTTATGAAACATCGAAGATACTTTGCTTTCATGCCTTACAGACTACAACAAAAATTCGAGCCTAGACAACAATCGTCATTAATTTTTGTTTCAGCGGAACGGTCGTAATGCGTCTTGGATCGGGTATTCGAGGACGATTGCGCCGGTAGCAAAAGCGCAAGACCGTGGCCTGTCAGAACAAGGTTGCGCGGAGATGGCGTGGCTTTCACTGCACTATGTGGGCGAACGTACCGATGCCAGCGTGCGCAAGGACGACACTGCATTCAATCGCTGCGTAATCCCATGTCAATGGGAGGAATGCCAGCCAGTCGCCGGTGGCCGTGCATGGTCGAAAGATCGATGCCGCTCTTGCCCTATCGCTGAATACTATTGAAATAGGCTGACGTTGATCATGCGTGTACTAATGCTGCATCAGGCTGACGAGACGGGCGAGGCGGAGCGCGGGATGTTCGACCTTTGCACGCATGCGAACTTCGACTGGAGCGCCGCCTTGTTCGCGAAAGCGTCCTGCAAGGCGCGATTCGAATCGCCGGGCAAATCCGTGGAAATCGTCGCCTCGCACGGGTTCGATACGCTGCGCGATGGCGCGGTTTTTCGTGGCGTGCTGAATTTCGCACCGAAGGCCCGCGGCGTCGTGCAGCATCTGACGAAGGCGGCCCAGGCTGCCGATGTCGTCCTCATGAGTGGGCATAGCGCCCTCGCAATGGCCGCGGGTGGCCTTGCAGGGGCTCTCGCGGGACGCCCGGTCGTCTGGTATGTGCAAGACATCATCGACGAAAAACAGGTCAGCAAGTGGGAGTTGCAGGTGCTGCGTGTCGTTTCCAAGTGGATGGTATCCGGTGTGATTTGCCACTCCCACGCGGCGAAAAAATCCTTCGTATCGCTGGTGGGCGCGAGGTCGTCCCATATCGAAGTCATTCATCCCGGTGTCACCACGGCGGCGTTCGACAGCGCCATGAGCTGTTCGAAGGCCCATGCCCGGTCGATGTTTGGTCTGCCGGAAGAGGCGTATTTGATCGGCTGTTTCGATCGCCTGTCGCCGCGCAAAGGACAGCACGTCGTGCTCGAAGCCTTGGCGAGGGATGCGGACACGCATGTGTTGATGACGGGCGAGACGGTCCCTGGTGCTGAACAGTACGCTGCCGAACTGAAGCTGAAGATCCGGGAGTTGGGTTTAACGCATCGTGTACACTTTGTCGGTCGGCAGGCCGACGTTCCTGTGCTGATGCGTGCCGTCGATGTGGTCGTCAATGCCTCGACACAGCCGGAGGCTTTCGATTGGAATGTCGTCTCGGGAATGCTGGCAAGCTTGCCGGTCATCGCGAGCAGAGTAGGAGCCAACCCGGAAATCATCCAGCATATGAAGTCCGGTATCCTGGTCAAACCGGAAGACCCGGAAAGTTTGCTGCGAAGCATGCAAATGCTACGTAATAACCCAGAGTTCGCGGAGCGCCTGGGCAAAGATGCCGCGCTGCGTGGTCGGGCCCGCTTCTTGCCGGAATCCTGTGTTCAGTCCGTCACCGCATTTTTACGTCGGTATGCCGTTGCGGGGCGCACGCACAGGGCCTGGCCGGTTGGGCGGTCCGCTACGTCTGCTACAGACGCCACGGAACGTGGATTGGCAGTCAATATCAACACAATGAAGTAACGGTCCAGAACGCCATTGGAGTGAATTCAGCCGAATCTTCAGTACGTATTGATGAGCCTTGAGTAACAGTTGATTTTTGATAAAAGATAGAAAGGCAAGTCATGCGTGTACTGATGCTGGATCAAACTGGACAGATGGGCGGTGCGGAATTCGCCATGCTCGAATTATGCGAGCGAGCGCAGTTCGACTGGCAGGCAATCCTGTTCGAGGATGGTCCTTTTCGGGAAAAACTCGCCGCGCTTGATCGGCGGGTCGACATCGTGTCGTCCCACGCGGTCAGCAGCGTCAAGAAGGACGGGCAGTCCCGCTCCGTGTTGAAGGCCGTCGGTGGCGTGATCGGCATGATCAAGCAGGTCGCGAAGATCGCGACATCGTGCGACATCATTTACGCGAATACACAAAAGGCCGCCGTCGTCGGCGCCTTTGCCGGAAAATTCGCGCGGCGGCCGGTCGTTTGGTATTTGCACGACATCATGACCAGCGAGCACTTCGGGAAATTCCAGCTGCTTGTCATCAAATACGTTTCACGTCACCTGCTGTCCGGGGTGGTGTGCAATTCCGTGGCGTCGCGCGATGCTTTGGTGAAGCTGACGGGACTCGATCCAACTCACTTGCCGGTGGTGTACAACGGTATTCCCGCGGAGCCTTTCGACCATGCGGAGAGCGAGCCGGTCGCTCTCCTGCGCGAGCGGTTCCGGCTTCCCAAGGATGCGTTCCTGGTGGGCTGCTTCAGCCGGCTGGCGCCGTGGAAGGGGCAGCACGTACTGCTCGACGCCATTGCACGCGACGCTGACACGCATGCCGTCCTCGTCGGCGCGCCGTTCTTCGGCTCCGAGAAGTATGCAGAGCAATTGCAGCAGCAGGTCAAGCGCCTCGGTATCGAAGCACGGGTGCACTTCGCCGGATTTCAGGCAGATGTGCCGCGCATGATGCGCGCAATGGATGTGGTCGCGCATACATCGATCGCACCCGAACCGTTCGGCCGCGTGATCGTCGAGGGCATGTTGGCCGGAAAACCCGTGATTGGCTCGAAGGCAGGCGGTGTGACGGAAATCATCGACGATGGTCGCTCCGGATTGCTCGTGAACCCCGACGACGCTGCTGCTCTGTCGAACGCCATCACGGCGTTACGGCACGACCTGGCGATGGCGCATCGCATCGCGATGGCGGGACAGGCGAAAGCCCGGGCGAGTTTCACGCCGGCCGCGCACTGCAGAAAAATGACGGAAGCCTTGATGAATCACCTGAATTCGCCCCGGCGGGGCGCATCGGCGGTTCACATGACGCAATCCGGGGAACCTCCCGAGGCGGACGGACCCGAGCGTTGATCGACGGCCGCCGGGCCGATGCCCATCGGGTTCGCTGTCGCGGACGTTGCATTTATTATTTGCGCCAATCCGATGCGAAATGCATCATGCTTGGCGTCGATGCCTTGCACTGCTTTGTCGCCTCCCGAGACCGTCTTTTCGGCGCTGCGATAATGCGCTGAATGCGCGCCTTCGCACCGAACTCTTTTGCCCCCTCTGCGATTCTATGGCGATGTGGTGCCTCGTTGTCAGGCTGCGGGTGGAGAGAGTTTCTCGAAGGAGGGAAGTATGAAAGCAATGAACCACATCGCGATCATAGGTGCCATGGACCGCGGACAGTCTCCTTGCCACCGGACGCGACAGAAAATCGGCGTGCTGCCCGAATCACCGCTGGCGATGACCGGCACGAGGCCAATCCCGCATCTCGCCCGACTGTCCCGGCGCGTTGCCCATACCCCCTCCTGGCGTTCGCGTCTGCCGATATGATCGAGCCTCTCTGCCGTTACATCGCGATTTTCGCGTTGCTCGTTCGCATCGGGATGTCGTTCTACATGGGCCGGACCATGCGAAAAGAGGCGAACGGGCTGAACGCGTCGGCACAAACATCGGCCCGCACGCTGCGCTCCGCCCTGTTGTTCATGAATATCTGGGTGGCGATCGCGCTGACTTTTTGGCTCACTGCGCTGCTGCATGCGGAGCTGTCGCCAGACGCCCTCTAGGGCGACCGGCGAGGGCGGCCAGCTAGGGCCAATGTCTAGGAGCGGCCGACGAGCGACGACCTGCAGTGCCCGAGCATCACGTCAATCAATCGACCGTCGCGAGCACTTTGCGCACCGTATCGAACAAGGTGTGAATTTGCGCCTCGTCAATGATCAGCGGTGGCGAGAACGCCAGGATATCTCCGGTGTAACGGATCAGCACGCCCGCCTCGAAACACTTCACGAATGTTTCATAGGCCCGCGCGCCGGGCGCCCCGGGACGCGACTCCAGTTCGATTCCCGCGACCAGCCCGAGATTGCGGATGTCCTTGACGAAGGGCGCGTCGCGCAGCGCATGCACGGTTTTCTCGAAAAACGGCGCGAGGCCCGCCGCGCGCTCGAACAGGCCTTCGCCGCGGTACAGGTCGAGCGTTGCGATGCAGGCTGCTGCGGCAGCCGGATGTGCGGAATAGGTATAGCCGTGAAAAAGTTCGATGGCATTCGGCGAACTGCTGTCGACGATGGCATCGTGAATTTTGCGATGCGCTGCGACCGCGCCCATCGGGATGGCGGCGTTGTTGATCGCCTTGGCGAGCGTCAGGATGTCCGGCGTCACGCCGAAATATTCTGATGCGGTGGCTTTGCCCAGGCGCCCGAATCCCGTAATTACCTCGTCGAAGATCAGTAGGATGCCGTGCTTCGCGGTGATTTCCCGCAGCTTTTGCAGATAACCCTGGGGCGGTACCAGCACGCCGGTCGAGCCCGAGACCGGTTCGACGATAACGGCGGCGATCGTCGACGCATCGTGCAGGGCGATCAGCCGTTCGAGGTCTTCCGCCAGATGCGCGCCCCAGACCGGCTGGCCTTGGGTGAAGCTGTTGTGTTCGGGGTTGTGCGTGTGCGGCAGGTGATCGACGCCCGGGATCAGATTGCCGGAATAGGCTTTGCGGTTCGGCCCGATGCCGCCGACCGAGATGCCGCCGAAGCCCACGCCGTGATAACCGCGCTCGCGTCCGATCAAGCGGGTACGCTGTCCTTCGCCACGCGCGCGGTGATAGGCGATCGCGATCTTCAACGCGGTATCCACGGATTCCGAACCGGAGTTCGTGAAAAAGATGCGGTCGAGTCCCTCCGGCATGAGTTCGGCGACCTTGCTGGCGGCCTTGAAGGCGAGCGGATGCGCCATCTGGAAGGTAGGCGCGAAGTCCATCGTCTGCATCTGCGCGGTCACCGCCGATACGATCTGCTCGCGGCCGTGCCCGGCGTTCACGCACCATAGGCCGGCACATCCGTCCAGGACTTCGCGGCCGTCGGACGAGCGGTAATACATGCCCTTCGCCGATTCGAGCAGGCGCGGCGCGGACTTGAATTGGCGATTGGCGGTAAACGGCATCCAGAACGAGGACATGTCGTTGATGACGGGACGTGAGGTCATGTGCGGTTCTCCAGGGAAGGCTTTACTCTAGCGTCGATCGATTTTTGGCGGCATAGACAGTTGCGCGACACTTTACCAAACTGTGTTGGCTTGATTTCGCAACTGTGTTGATGAGGGTCTGCTCGCGCTATGCTTCAGGTATGAACGATTTCGACATCACCCTGGACCGCCGCGGCACACGCGCCGGCGCCGCGACGCTGGTCGAGCAGCTGGTGCGAGCGTTCCGAGACGCGATCGCGTGCAAGACGCTGCGCGCCGGTGGCCGCCTGCCTTCCGTGCGCGAGCTGGCACGTGGGCAGGGACTCAGTACTTTCACGGTATTGGAGGCGTACGGCCGACTGGCGTCCATGGGCCTTATCGTCGCCCGTCGTGGAGCGGGCTACCGTGTGAGTTTTGCGGGCGAAGCCGGGCAGGACAGCAGGGGCGGTCGCGTGACTGCCGAGCGGCCATCGCCGACGGTATGGGAGCCGCCCGCGCTCAATGCCGGTTGGCTGCTGTCGGACGTTTTCGCCGACCATTCGGTGCCGATCAAGGCGGGCTGTGGCTGGTTGCCCGGTGAATGGATCAATGAAAGCGGGATGCATCATGCATTGCGCGCGATCGGTCGCGTGCCCGGGGCGCGACTCGCCGACTACGGTCAGCCATTCGGTTTCGCGCCATTGCGCGAGCGCGTCGCCGAGCAATTGGGCAGCCACGGGCTGCCCGTTGATCCGGGCGTCAATGTGCTGCTCACGCAGGGCGCCACCCAGGCGCTTGACTTGATCGTACGCACTTTGCTGCGCGCGGGGGATACCGTCGTGGTCGAGGATCCATGCTATTGCAATCTGCTGCAGATATTGAGATTGGCCGGGCTGCGCGTCGTTGGCGTGCCGCGCACGCCGGCCGGCCTCGATACCGAGGCATTGGAACGGCAGGTGATCGCGCACCGGCCGACGGCGATCTTTATCAATACCACCTTGCAGAACCCGACGGGCACGACATTCGGCATGGCTTCGGCCTTTCGTGTGCTGCAAATCGCGGAGCACCATGGCATGTGGGTCGTCGAGGACGACGTGAGCCGCGAACTGGCGCCTGCCGGTGCGCCGTTGCTGGCGGCGCTGGAAGGACTGCGCCGCGTGGTGTACGTGGGCGGGTTCGCGAAGTCGATCACACCGGCCCTGCGGTGCGGTTATGTGGTCGCCGAGCAGGCGGTGCTGCGGGAGCTGGCGCGTACCAAAATGGCCGTCGGTTTGACGTCGTCGGACATCGGCGAGCGCATCGTCGAGAAGGTGATAGCCGAAGGGCGTTACGCGCGTCATCTCGATACCATCACCGAGCGTTTGCGACAGGATCACGCAAGGGTCGAGGAGCGCATGGACGCCCATGGCATCGAATTGTTTCATCGGCCGCGGGCCGGGCTCTTCGTCTGGGGACGTCTGCCGATCGATGCCGGCGCGGCAGCGGAGACGGCGACCCGTGCGCTGCGGGACGGCATCTGGCTCGCACCCGGGTCGTATTTTCGGCTGGAGGATGCGCCCAGCGCGTGGTTTCGTTTCAACGTGCCGTATTCGCTCGACGATGCGCTGTGGCGGTTTATTGGGGGGCTTGGTGGGGAGGCGTCTGGTGCGTCTGCGGCTTGATGCTTGACTGCGGATGATGTCCCGGGATCACTCAATATTCAACCATCACGCCGATGATTTATAGCGGTTCGGTATCGCTGTGTAGCACGCTTCGCCGTGACGAAGTCCCAAGGTGCGGTGCGATTTCTGATTCGATAACGGCTGACTGTACTTTTATTTATGCCTAGTGCAAACATTGTCTTTCATAATTTTTAAAATTGGAATATTCTCTAACAAATGCAATGTGAAGTATTAAAAATGATACGTAAAAAAATAAAATTAATTCCATACCTCAAATTTTTGATATTATAGTATAGTGTCCTGCGGAAATATCCGGCGTTATATTTCGATTAAATGAGCGCAATACAACAAATTTCTGCGTATCAAAATAACCTATTTAGTAAGGCGAATGGGAAAGCGTTTCATGCAAGGTCAACATCCATGGCCAGACATGATCATGTATCGTTCCAGGGTGAAAATTCAATCCATATTTTGAGAATAATTCCAAAATGTCATGTTAGGAAAGTAAAAATTTTATTTTAATCTAGCGAGTACGCAAAAATTTTTGAAATCAATTATGGCAAAGTAGGTAAAAATTTTTGTAAGTTTTTAGATATTTTATATTTATTTTGCCATTCTGTGCATATGTGAAAAAATATATGTTTGGCAAATTTATACAAAGCCCCTTTACTACATAGAGATGTGGAATGAATCATAAAAAGTATATATTTCTCGACGGCCTGCGAGGCATTGCAGCTCTGCTGGTTGTGATTCTTCATACCGGGAAGTTCTGGGGATGGCAACCTGCTCACGGATATCTCGCCGTTGATCTATTTTTTCTACTCAGCGGGTTTGTTATAGCTTACGCATACGAAGGAAAGCTAAGTGCTGGTCTAATAAATAAGAGACAGTTCGTTTCTATTCGACTGGTGCGGTTATATCCAATATTTTTCCTGTCATTAATTTTCTCGGCAGCGATTGCCGCCGGGCGTGCAATTTTGGCACACTACGCTGATTTGCTGACAATTCCGCAAATTTCTGTATCGTTTATATTGAATGTTTTTTTTATTCCGTCACCCATAAAAAATAATGAAATATTATTTCCTCTTAATGGCCTATATTGGTCTTTATTTTACGAGTTGTTGGTAAACATAATTTATGCAATTGTGCGACCAGTTCTAAGTACAAAACTGCTTCTTGCGATAATTATGGGTGCAGCTTTTATTGTCTTTGGTGTTGCAACGGTGCATGGTGATATGAATATCGGTTTCAATAACGATTTTGCTTCGGTTGTTGCCGCATTTGGTCGATCAATATTTGGAATATTTCTTGGTGTTTTAATGTTTAGGAAAAAAAGCTTTTTTCTAGATTACATAAATAATGTTTTGCATGTCACCATTAAACCGGCTTTTGCTTTTTTAGGTATAGTGGCGATTATGATAATGCCAGATTTTTCATCATTAAATGCATTGTCGGATGTGCTTGCTGTTATATTTTTTTTCCCGTTATTGGTATTGCATTGCATTGAAGGAACGACAAAGCGCTGGGGACGGGCAATGCTTATTTTGGGAGCGGCAAGTTACCCAGCTTACGTACTGCAAGCACCTTTCGCTGCTCTTGCCTATTTTGGAATTGGTAAAGGTGTGGTCGAGAAGCATGCACCATTTTATGGAATGGTTTTTCTTTTTTTTCTGATTATAGCATCTGTTGCTCTGGAGAAAAAATTCGATATTCCACTTCGCCAATGGTTTTCCGCGCGGTATATTAAAAAATCAAATAATTCAAAGCGCACTGATGAACAATCATCATCATAGGGATTTCGCGATTAATTAATTGGAAATTTACTTTGTCTCAAGATAACGTATTGCGGAGGTTAGATAACCGTGTTGACATGACATCGAGACAAGATGAGAAGCATGCCGAATCGCCGCCATATGGACGAACGTAAAAATGAAGAGATGCCTAACTGAATCGCCCCGGATTTTGAGGAGGCACCAATTCTTGAGAGAATGGTGTCATGACGAAGACAAACAAATTTTCCCCAGAGATGCGCGAGCGGGCCGTGCGCATGGTGCAGGAACACCGTGGCGAGTACCCGTCATTGTGGGCAGCGGTCGAGTCCATCGCGCCGAAGATAGGCTGCGTGCCGCAGACGCTGCTGGATTGGGTGAAGCGCGACGAGGTTGG
This window harbors:
- a CDS encoding glycosyltransferase family 4 protein — encoded protein: MSLLEVCKRIRHFCNVVLFSDGPFRQILQDANVDVTVSSPRGFSNLHKQGGRTLPAGALRGVVKLAWEVIRLARSHRLIYANTQKAMVIGALAGAFSHRPVVWHLRDIVSPDHFDPNKLRVIKWLSKSMITHVIANSQASAKALQDLAGLPPDRISVIYNGIDAGPFDAAAKIPVAVLRRRYGLPTEAFLVGAFSRLAKWKGQHVLLEAIANKPGVHAVLVGAALFGEDEYEAQLREQVKTLGIEDRVHFLGFQSDIPGLMRAMDIVAHTSIASEPFGRVIVEAMLARRPIIATAAGGALEIITDQVDGSFVEPGNVRDLSSKIDMLRENLDMVAELVVRAYATACANFNPDVYCQAVVKQLESVGGFNLATNCVDSMAMSRA
- a CDS encoding glycosyltransferase family 4 protein; this translates as MLHQADETGEAERGMFDLCTHANFDWSAALFAKASCKARFESPGKSVEIVASHGFDTLRDGAVFRGVLNFAPKARGVVQHLTKAAQAADVVLMSGHSALAMAAGGLAGALAGRPVVWYVQDIIDEKQVSKWELQVLRVVSKWMVSGVICHSHAAKKSFVSLVGARSSHIEVIHPGVTTAAFDSAMSCSKAHARSMFGLPEEAYLIGCFDRLSPRKGQHVVLEALARDADTHVLMTGETVPGAEQYAAELKLKIRELGLTHRVHFVGRQADVPVLMRAVDVVVNASTQPEAFDWNVVSGMLASLPVIASRVGANPEIIQHMKSGILVKPEDPESLLRSMQMLRNNPEFAERLGKDAALRGRARFLPESCVQSVTAFLRRYAVAGRTHRAWPVGRSATSATDATERGLAVNINTMK
- a CDS encoding glycosyltransferase family 4 protein produces the protein MLKAVGGVIGMIKQVAKIATSCDIIYANTQKAAVVGAFAGKFARRPVVWYLHDIMTSEHFGKFQLLVIKYVSRHLLSGVVCNSVASRDALVKLTGLDPTHLPVVYNGIPAEPFDHAESEPVALLRERFRLPKDAFLVGCFSRLAPWKGQHVLLDAIARDADTHAVLVGAPFFGSEKYAEQLQQQVKRLGIEARVHFAGFQADVPRMMRAMDVVAHTSIAPEPFGRVIVEGMLAGKPVIGSKAGGVTEIIDDGRSGLLVNPDDAAALSNAITALRHDLAMAHRIAMAGQAKARASFTPAAHCRKMTEALMNHLNSPRRGASAVHMTQSGEPPEADGPER
- a CDS encoding aspartate aminotransferase family protein, which translates into the protein MTSRPVINDMSSFWMPFTANRQFKSAPRLLESAKGMYYRSSDGREVLDGCAGLWCVNAGHGREQIVSAVTAQMQTMDFAPTFQMAHPLAFKAASKVAELMPEGLDRIFFTNSGSESVDTALKIAIAYHRARGEGQRTRLIGRERGYHGVGFGGISVGGIGPNRKAYSGNLIPGVDHLPHTHNPEHNSFTQGQPVWGAHLAEDLERLIALHDASTIAAVIVEPVSGSTGVLVPPQGYLQKLREITAKHGILLIFDEVITGFGRLGKATASEYFGVTPDILTLAKAINNAAIPMGAVAAHRKIHDAIVDSSSPNAIELFHGYTYSAHPAAAAACIATLDLYRGEGLFERAAGLAPFFEKTVHALRDAPFVKDIRNLGLVAGIELESRPGAPGARAYETFVKCFEAGVLIRYTGDILAFSPPLIIDEAQIHTLFDTVRKVLATVD
- a CDS encoding PLP-dependent aminotransferase family protein, with the translated sequence MNDFDITLDRRGTRAGAATLVEQLVRAFRDAIACKTLRAGGRLPSVRELARGQGLSTFTVLEAYGRLASMGLIVARRGAGYRVSFAGEAGQDSRGGRVTAERPSPTVWEPPALNAGWLLSDVFADHSVPIKAGCGWLPGEWINESGMHHALRAIGRVPGARLADYGQPFGFAPLRERVAEQLGSHGLPVDPGVNVLLTQGATQALDLIVRTLLRAGDTVVVEDPCYCNLLQILRLAGLRVVGVPRTPAGLDTEALERQVIAHRPTAIFINTTLQNPTGTTFGMASAFRVLQIAEHHGMWVVEDDVSRELAPAGAPLLAALEGLRRVVYVGGFAKSITPALRCGYVVAEQAVLRELARTKMAVGLTSSDIGERIVEKVIAEGRYARHLDTITERLRQDHARVEERMDAHGIELFHRPRAGLFVWGRLPIDAGAAAETATRALRDGIWLAPGSYFRLEDAPSAWFRFNVPYSLDDALWRFIGGLGGEASGASAA
- a CDS encoding acyltransferase family protein encodes the protein MNHKKYIFLDGLRGIAALLVVILHTGKFWGWQPAHGYLAVDLFFLLSGFVIAYAYEGKLSAGLINKRQFVSIRLVRLYPIFFLSLIFSAAIAAGRAILAHYADLLTIPQISVSFILNVFFIPSPIKNNEILFPLNGLYWSLFYELLVNIIYAIVRPVLSTKLLLAIIMGAAFIVFGVATVHGDMNIGFNNDFASVVAAFGRSIFGIFLGVLMFRKKSFFLDYINNVLHVTIKPAFAFLGIVAIMIMPDFSSLNALSDVLAVIFFFPLLVLHCIEGTTKRWGRAMLILGAASYPAYVLQAPFAALAYFGIGKGVVEKHAPFYGMVFLFFLIIASVALEKKFDIPLRQWFSARYIKKSNNSKRTDEQSSS